The Thomasclavelia ramosa DSM 1402 genome includes a region encoding these proteins:
- a CDS encoding glycosyl hydrolase, producing MKKSKIIKVAILALFSAVLLTLNNVGAISSNPYNDWKTSAINYPNNGQLVPAGPITITWDRLSIDSHEVIGYEVYLDNVLQNSTIIDEGDIFSCEVYTTKVAQHQVKILAQLSNNTKISTSARNFYISKKGMGFYSGNGYSAIQDAQNMGLSWYYNWGTAPTYAGTCPNQKIDFVPMIWGAYNGSNEQLTTIKNAGYKTVLGYNEPDFVDQSNVPVATAIANQHYFTNSGMRIGAPATAIQAPNSEWFNEYWQGINTDDIDFIPVHNYPGNIGVTDKEIKDNAKSLLNFINETHNKFNKPIWVTEFAVANWNPYWDGYNGANEANKAEVRKFLNYVINGFDNNVGLNDLEFVERYAWFSFDALDRYGGDSGLFNTKADHDKNSMLKIGTLTTLGNDYRNLGNPEGYILPNLMGEIEPSIEDEYVDDYVNVMINGRSENVVLGSKFDKIDTPVKDGYVFSGWYSDEACTKEYDFDSIVTDNVTIYPKWLKMHTVTIDGIDNKVIDGNTAVKPLPSVKDGYVFKGWYSDSEYNNKFDFNEPIRGDIAIYSKWVKLVTVSVDNNKVLIESGTVLSRPDMPIKNGYTFAGWYSDEACTKEFDFAKPLLEDVTIYTKWKKVIDPMEKEDQTTSINSVKTGDNFAIQGYVLGLIGVMVAIVMMQKKYNK from the coding sequence ATGAAAAAAAGTAAAATTATAAAGGTAGCAATACTCGCACTATTTAGTGCGGTATTGCTCACATTAAATAATGTAGGAGCTATTTCAAGTAATCCATATAATGATTGGAAAACTTCAGCGATTAATTATCCTAATAATGGGCAGTTAGTTCCAGCGGGACCAATTACAATAACCTGGGATAGATTAAGTATTGATAGTCATGAAGTAATTGGTTATGAGGTATATCTTGATAATGTTCTTCAAAATTCAACAATTATTGATGAAGGTGATATTTTTAGTTGTGAAGTTTATACAACTAAAGTGGCACAGCATCAAGTTAAAATATTAGCTCAATTGAGCAATAATACTAAGATTTCAACTAGTGCTAGAAATTTTTACATATCTAAAAAAGGTATGGGTTTTTATAGTGGTAACGGCTACAGTGCAATTCAAGATGCACAAAATATGGGATTGTCTTGGTATTACAATTGGGGAACGGCACCAACGTATGCTGGTACTTGTCCAAATCAAAAGATAGATTTTGTTCCTATGATCTGGGGTGCCTATAATGGTTCAAACGAGCAATTAACAACAATTAAAAATGCGGGATATAAAACAGTATTGGGTTATAATGAACCGGATTTTGTAGATCAATCGAATGTTCCAGTAGCTACAGCGATTGCAAATCAACATTATTTTACAAATAGTGGTATGAGAATTGGGGCACCGGCAACGGCTATTCAGGCTCCTAATTCTGAATGGTTTAATGAGTATTGGCAGGGAATTAATACAGATGATATTGATTTTATACCTGTTCATAATTATCCTGGTAATATTGGAGTTACTGATAAAGAAATTAAAGACAATGCTAAAAGTTTATTAAATTTTATTAATGAAACACATAATAAATTTAATAAACCGATTTGGGTTACAGAATTTGCGGTAGCTAATTGGAATCCATATTGGGATGGTTATAATGGTGCTAACGAAGCGAATAAAGCTGAAGTGAGAAAGTTTTTGAATTACGTTATTAATGGGTTCGATAATAATGTAGGACTAAATGATTTAGAATTTGTTGAGCGATATGCCTGGTTTTCATTTGATGCACTAGATCGTTATGGTGGTGATTCAGGATTATTTAATACTAAAGCAGATCATGATAAAAATAGCATGTTAAAAATTGGGACATTAACAACTTTAGGAAATGATTATCGTAATCTTGGTAATCCGGAAGGTTATATATTGCCAAACTTAATGGGGGAAATAGAACCGTCTATTGAAGATGAATATGTTGATGATTATGTTAATGTCATGATTAATGGTCGAAGTGAAAACGTGGTATTGGGTAGTAAATTTGATAAAATCGATACGCCTGTTAAAGATGGATATGTATTTAGCGGGTGGTATAGTGATGAGGCGTGTACTAAAGAATATGATTTTGATAGTATTGTCACTGATAATGTCACAATTTATCCAAAATGGCTTAAGATGCACACAGTAACAATTGATGGTATAGATAATAAAGTAATTGATGGCAATACAGCGGTTAAGCCTCTTCCTTCTGTTAAAGATGGTTATGTATTTAAGGGATGGTATAGTGATTCAGAATATAATAATAAATTTGATTTCAATGAGCCAATTAGAGGCGATATTGCAATTTATTCAAAATGGGTAAAATTGGTAACGGTTTCGGTTGATAATAATAAAGTGCTGATTGAAAGTGGTACAGTTTTATCAAGGCCAGATATGCCAATAAAAAATGGGTATACTTTTGCAGGGTGGTACAGTGATGAAGCGTGTACTAAAGAGTTTGATTTTGCTAAGCCATTGTTAGAAGATGTGACGATTTATACTAAGTGGAAAAAAGTAATTGATCCAATGGAAAAAGAAGACCAAACCACTTCAATTAATAGTGTTAAAACCGGCGATAATTTTGCAATTCAAGGTTATGTCCTAGGTTTGATTGGAGTAATGGTGGCAATTGTAATGATGCAAAAAAAATATAATAAATAA
- a CDS encoding fibronectin type III domain-containing protein — MIKRLNKNFFAAILTFAMAIGMIAPVNVAANDEYLNFDQDSIYAIVSTTTGKALNIKTASWTSPAEADGEYNAKTNKISNSSQFMFINENDGSVTIKYTGINDGQDYYLRTESGQTYVWADTRNEDTTAKYKITKTADNQGIIESMKRTNEYLSIDSKGKLVYTSDRDLAEKFNFVKNPGIISNIAWIENVATGKLVTFADQPDENFSAIKVTGDAGNIGDTEKFKVTFHTNDNGIKNVISFESVSKPGYQIASAKWVDGAVPTIGSYKKVGGGWEAIAVEPIGNGLFVLKDAATGKLVTANNDEVLEGGYEGELTDREKFIIHNAIDIADVTDLKADDSSRTETTIDLTWTNPNSLYTDVTLFKKASNEVVFDKVADVTGKNSYQVTDLKAGMQYSFKLEYVNGNGNLSDINNPKNESAELKVSTRAGAKPATPADVKLVEKDGEFTISWGAAENATHYQLLRADSMLGEYNVVETVTRDSTSVTVAPIGDKYENYYRIIALNNGQNNDDDLSNAEISERSEYVSLEKNIFGEHTLFFSPKDDVAQLDKILLDLFNQQNDRGADAQFKGQQYQVYFKPGDYTETTCMYLGFYTSFNGLGKTPMDVKLNNIAIPSYLDGNNATCNFWRSAENLAVINTGNEQGKAGFDCNLARPEYFNWAVAQAAPLRRVYSSRPVGYDWNYGWASGGYVADCMFEGVFEDQGNQLSAGTYSGQQFYTRNSKLTGGGYGTTLNNFFQGVDAPNLPTEKDGDALANGNGYSNWGKEAANGEQQVFTNVEKTKKLSEKPFLYLDNGEYKIFVPDLQKDTSGTSWTKDGDMGKGKSLSLSEFYIAKPSDSAKTINEQLDKGKNIYFTPGTYHAEESIKVNKANTILIGTGMTSIIPDNDEAAMEIADVDGIKVAGLIFDAGEKDSNYLLKVGPANSDKDHSANPTILQDLFFRVGGTTANPTRAKNALEINSNDVITDHFWIWRADHGNGVSWSGNAADHGLIVNGDNVTCYALFNEHFNKYDTLWNGENGATYFYQNEKCYDPISQEAWMSHNGTVNGYAAYKVANDVKEHYAVGLGIYNVFIYTGEDYDSSKVQIQMDSAIEVPNSKGVIIENACLQTFADENKVLQKFNHIINDVGPGVSSGTDKDDFAIKGEGWSRKFLLNYCDGTAVYGKMPAADQKGKFIGTVTEENIKALGDDNIDTKTLSDLYNVNKDKNENNYTVDSWKVFVKALDDAGKQLNADLKYAYQKDFDSAKDVLNDAIDNLVLVGADYSKVDSIKAEAEKVLASDNYTKDYYTEATRATFDKANKALNDLADDLTILEQNKVDDAIELLTEAINGLTLKGADYSKLDVVKKEAEKVLISDNYTKGHYTEESKALFDEAYEVLSSLADNLTIIDQGMVDEVVKALDTAIKGLTLKTEEPGQIVKPNEPGQSTKPSDSSSAKTGDDQMIYGYGIVTLLALGGLMMLKRHHTS; from the coding sequence ATGATAAAAAGATTAAACAAGAATTTTTTTGCAGCTATTCTGACCTTTGCGATGGCAATTGGTATGATAGCACCTGTAAATGTTGCAGCGAATGACGAATACTTGAATTTTGATCAGGATTCAATTTATGCAATTGTTTCAACTACAACTGGAAAAGCATTAAATATTAAAACAGCTAGCTGGACATCACCTGCAGAAGCAGATGGTGAATATAATGCTAAGACAAATAAAATAAGTAACTCATCACAATTTATGTTTATTAATGAAAATGATGGTTCAGTAACAATTAAGTATACTGGTATAAATGATGGGCAAGATTATTACTTAAGAACAGAGTCTGGGCAAACATATGTATGGGCTGATACTAGAAATGAAGATACCACAGCTAAGTATAAAATAACTAAAACGGCCGATAACCAAGGTATTATTGAAAGTATGAAAAGAACCAATGAATATCTTTCAATTGATAGTAAAGGAAAATTAGTCTATACAAGTGATAGAGATTTGGCTGAAAAATTTAATTTTGTCAAAAATCCTGGAATTATCAGTAATATCGCTTGGATTGAAAATGTGGCTACAGGAAAGTTAGTAACATTTGCTGATCAGCCAGATGAAAACTTTTCTGCAATTAAGGTAACTGGAGATGCTGGTAATATAGGTGATACTGAAAAGTTTAAAGTTACTTTTCACACTAATGACAATGGGATTAAAAATGTAATTTCATTTGAATCGGTTAGTAAACCAGGTTATCAAATTGCATCAGCTAAGTGGGTAGATGGCGCTGTACCTACCATTGGGTCATATAAAAAAGTGGGTGGTGGCTGGGAAGCTATCGCAGTTGAACCGATTGGAAATGGATTGTTTGTATTAAAGGATGCAGCTACAGGAAAATTGGTTACTGCAAATAATGATGAAGTTCTAGAAGGTGGTTATGAAGGGGAATTAACTGATCGAGAAAAATTTATTATCCATAATGCTATTGATATTGCTGATGTCACAGATTTAAAAGCTGATGATAGCTCAAGAACTGAAACCACAATTGATCTTACTTGGACAAATCCGAATAGTTTATATACTGATGTAACCTTATTTAAAAAAGCTTCAAATGAAGTAGTGTTTGATAAAGTTGCTGATGTAACTGGAAAAAACAGCTATCAAGTAACTGATTTGAAAGCGGGGATGCAATATAGTTTTAAATTAGAATATGTAAATGGAAATGGAAATTTATCAGATATTAATAATCCGAAAAATGAAAGTGCTGAATTGAAAGTTAGTACAAGAGCAGGAGCAAAACCAGCGACACCAGCAGATGTTAAATTAGTTGAAAAAGATGGTGAGTTCACAATTAGCTGGGGAGCTGCTGAAAATGCAACACACTATCAATTGTTAAGAGCAGATAGTATGCTTGGGGAATATAATGTCGTAGAGACTGTAACTAGAGATAGTACTTCTGTTACTGTTGCACCTATAGGTGATAAATACGAGAATTATTATCGCATCATTGCTCTAAATAATGGACAAAATAATGATGATGATTTATCAAATGCTGAAATTTCGGAACGTTCTGAGTATGTATCTCTAGAAAAGAATATATTTGGAGAACATACGTTGTTCTTCTCACCCAAAGATGATGTAGCACAACTTGATAAAATATTATTAGATTTATTCAATCAACAAAATGATAGAGGAGCAGATGCTCAATTTAAAGGGCAACAATACCAAGTTTATTTCAAACCAGGTGATTATACTGAAACTACATGTATGTATTTAGGGTTCTATACATCATTTAATGGTTTGGGAAAAACACCAATGGATGTTAAGTTAAATAATATCGCAATTCCATCTTATCTAGATGGTAATAATGCTACTTGTAATTTCTGGCGTTCTGCAGAGAATCTAGCTGTTATAAATACTGGGAATGAACAAGGAAAGGCTGGCTTCGATTGTAATCTTGCCCGACCAGAATATTTTAACTGGGCAGTAGCTCAAGCTGCACCGCTTCGTAGAGTATATTCAAGTCGTCCGGTTGGATATGACTGGAATTATGGATGGGCTAGTGGTGGATACGTAGCAGATTGTATGTTTGAAGGTGTATTTGAAGATCAAGGAAATCAATTATCAGCTGGAACATATAGTGGACAACAATTCTATACTAGAAATAGTAAATTGACAGGAGGCGGATATGGAACTACTTTAAATAATTTCTTCCAAGGTGTTGATGCTCCTAATTTACCAACTGAAAAAGATGGTGATGCTTTAGCTAATGGCAATGGATATTCAAATTGGGGTAAAGAAGCTGCGAATGGGGAACAGCAAGTATTCACAAATGTTGAAAAAACAAAGAAACTTAGTGAAAAGCCATTCCTATATTTAGATAATGGTGAATATAAGATCTTTGTTCCTGACTTACAAAAAGATACATCTGGTACAAGCTGGACTAAAGATGGTGATATGGGTAAAGGGAAAAGTTTATCTTTAAGTGAATTCTATATAGCTAAGCCAAGTGATTCGGCTAAAACAATTAATGAACAATTAGATAAAGGTAAAAATATTTATTTCACACCTGGAACATATCATGCTGAAGAATCAATTAAGGTTAATAAAGCAAATACGATTTTAATAGGTACAGGTATGACTTCAATTATTCCTGATAATGATGAAGCAGCAATGGAAATTGCTGATGTAGATGGTATTAAAGTAGCTGGCTTGATTTTTGATGCTGGTGAAAAGGATTCAAATTATTTGTTAAAAGTTGGACCTGCTAATAGTGATAAAGATCATTCTGCTAATCCAACTATACTACAAGATTTATTCTTTAGAGTTGGTGGAACTACAGCTAATCCAACACGTGCAAAAAATGCATTAGAAATTAATAGCAACGATGTAATTACTGATCATTTCTGGATTTGGCGTGCTGACCATGGTAATGGTGTAAGCTGGAGTGGTAATGCTGCTGATCATGGTTTGATTGTTAATGGTGATAATGTAACATGTTATGCATTATTCAATGAGCATTTCAATAAATATGATACATTATGGAACGGTGAAAATGGTGCAACATATTTTTATCAAAATGAAAAATGTTATGATCCTATTAGTCAAGAGGCTTGGATGTCACATAATGGAACAGTAAATGGATATGCTGCTTATAAAGTAGCTAATGATGTTAAGGAGCATTATGCAGTTGGATTGGGAATTTATAATGTATTTATTTATACTGGTGAAGATTATGATTCTTCAAAAGTGCAAATTCAAATGGATAGTGCAATTGAAGTACCAAATAGCAAAGGTGTAATTATTGAAAATGCATGTTTACAAACATTTGCTGATGAAAATAAAGTATTACAAAAATTTAATCATATTATTAATGATGTTGGTCCTGGTGTAAGCAGTGGAACTGATAAAGATGATTTTGCTATTAAAGGTGAAGGCTGGTCAAGAAAATTCTTATTAAATTATTGTGATGGAACTGCTGTTTATGGTAAGATGCCAGCTGCTGATCAAAAAGGAAAATTTATTGGAACAGTAACTGAAGAAAACATAAAAGCATTAGGTGATGATAATATTGATACAAAAACATTGAGTGATCTATATAATGTGAATAAGGATAAAAATGAAAATAATTATACAGTTGATAGCTGGAAGGTATTTGTGAAAGCGTTAGATGATGCTGGTAAACAATTGAATGCTGATTTAAAATATGCATATCAAAAAGATTTTGATAGTGCAAAAGATGTATTGAATGATGCTATTGATAATTTAGTATTAGTTGGTGCTGATTATAGTAAAGTTGATAGTATCAAGGCTGAAGCTGAAAAAGTTTTAGCAAGTGATAACTATACTAAAGATTATTACACAGAGGCAACAAGAGCGACATTTGATAAAGCTAATAAAGCATTAAATGATCTTGCTGATGATTTAACGATTTTAGAACAGAATAAAGTTGATGATGCAATTGAATTATTGACTGAAGCAATTAATGGTTTAACATTAAAAGGTGCCGATTATAGTAAATTAGATGTAGTTAAAAAGGAAGCTGAAAAAGTTTTGATAAGTGATAATTACACTAAAGGTCACTATACAGAAGAATCGAAAGCATTGTTTGATGAAGCTTATGAAGTGTTAAGTAGTCTTGCTGATAATTTAACAATTATTGATCAAGGTATGGTTGATGAAGTAGTAAAGGCATTAGATACTGCGATTAAAGGTTTAACATTAAAAACTGAAGAACCGGGGCAAATTGTAAAACCAAATGAGCCTGGTCAATCAACAAAACCAAGTGATAGCAGTAGTGCTAAAACAGGCGATGATCAAATGATTTATGGTTATGGAATTGTTACTCTCCTTGCACTGGGTGGTTTAATGATGTTAAAAAGACATCATACTAGCTAG
- a CDS encoding MurR/RpiR family transcriptional regulator: MLFTYKQIANLNETETFIYRYVMKHIKVVTNMSVRDLAECTHVSTATVVRFCQKLDCNGFVEFKTKLKLFNDGLTLPETDDEIDVLLEFFNYARSVDFKEKINKFVKYIKEAKSICFLGIGTSGTLGKYGARYFSNVGYYSQSIDDPYYPPPVDGNESSLLIALTESGETREVIDQLKMYQSQNTKIVVITNKPGSTIDQMADLGIYYYVKDIILPQTYNISSQVPVLYILERVTHELQNAKEKSLPLKFTSRNL, translated from the coding sequence ATGCTGTTTACATACAAGCAAATTGCTAATTTGAATGAAACAGAAACATTTATTTATCGTTATGTAATGAAGCACATTAAAGTTGTTACAAATATGAGTGTTCGTGATCTGGCTGAATGTACTCATGTATCAACGGCGACAGTAGTACGGTTTTGTCAAAAATTGGATTGTAATGGTTTTGTAGAATTCAAGACAAAGTTAAAGTTATTTAATGATGGACTTACTCTACCAGAAACTGATGATGAAATTGATGTTCTTTTAGAATTTTTTAACTATGCACGAAGTGTAGATTTTAAGGAGAAAATTAATAAATTTGTTAAGTATATCAAGGAAGCTAAGTCGATTTGTTTTTTAGGAATTGGAACAAGTGGTACTTTAGGAAAATATGGGGCTCGTTATTTTTCAAATGTAGGGTATTATTCACAAAGTATCGATGATCCTTATTATCCCCCACCAGTTGATGGTAATGAAAGTTCATTATTAATTGCTTTGACCGAAAGTGGTGAAACTCGAGAAGTAATTGATCAGCTTAAAATGTATCAGAGTCAGAATACAAAAATTGTGGTAATCACTAATAAGCCAGGGTCAACAATTGATCAAATGGCAGATTTGGGAATCTACTATTATGTTAAAGATATTATTTTACCACAAACATATAATATTTCATCTCAAGTTCCTGTTCTTTATATTCTTGAGCGTGTTACTCATGAGTTACAAAATGCTAAGGAAAAATCGCTGCCGTTGAAGTTTACCAGCCGTAATTTATAA
- a CDS encoding PTS transporter subunit IIC: MKKDNYIIKSLNGMAYGFFCSLIIGTIFKQIGNFANISQLAAWGEVATYLMGPAIGAGIAYAIDAKGLNLIAAVIAGTIGAGTFNGNTATTGNPIAAFVAVIIAVEVTRLVQGKTPVDILLVPFTSIIVAGIVTIFIGPYITKLIVWIGDLINQGVNMQPFFMSIVVAVLMGMALTAPISSAAIGVMLGLNGLAAGAALAGCCAQMIGFAVMSMDDNDIGDVVAIGIGTSMLQFKNIVKHPIIWLPPILTSAIIAPISTCLLEISCSAIGSGMGTAGLVGILEAVNVMGNNYWIPIIVIDLLAPMLISFGIYKAFRKLNYIKAGYLKLDRF; the protein is encoded by the coding sequence ATGAAAAAAGATAACTATATTATTAAATCATTAAATGGAATGGCATATGGCTTTTTCTGCAGTTTGATCATTGGAACGATTTTTAAACAAATAGGGAATTTTGCTAATATTAGCCAACTAGCTGCTTGGGGTGAGGTGGCAACTTATTTAATGGGACCAGCGATTGGAGCAGGTATTGCTTATGCAATCGATGCTAAAGGATTAAATCTAATTGCGGCAGTAATTGCTGGAACGATTGGAGCAGGAACATTTAATGGTAATACGGCGACAACTGGAAATCCAATCGCAGCGTTTGTAGCCGTAATTATTGCAGTAGAAGTAACAAGATTAGTACAAGGAAAAACACCGGTTGATATTTTGTTAGTGCCTTTTACTTCTATTATAGTTGCGGGAATAGTGACAATATTTATTGGTCCATATATCACTAAATTAATTGTTTGGATTGGTGATTTAATTAATCAAGGGGTAAACATGCAGCCATTTTTCATGTCAATTGTAGTTGCAGTTTTGATGGGAATGGCTTTAACAGCACCGATATCTAGTGCGGCGATCGGAGTGATGTTGGGACTTAATGGTTTAGCTGCTGGGGCTGCTTTAGCTGGGTGTTGTGCTCAAATGATTGGTTTTGCGGTAATGTCGATGGATGATAATGATATTGGTGATGTTGTAGCAATTGGCATTGGAACAAGTATGCTGCAGTTTAAAAATATTGTAAAGCATCCGATAATTTGGCTTCCGCCGATTTTAACAAGTGCTATTATTGCTCCAATTTCTACTTGTTTGTTGGAAATATCTTGTTCAGCAATTGGTTCAGGAATGGGAACTGCAGGACTGGTAGGGATTTTAGAAGCTGTTAATGTGATGGGAAATAATTATTGGATTCCAATCATTGTTATTGATTTACTAGCACCAATGTTGATCAGCTTTGGAATTTATAAAGCTTTTAGAAAATTAAACTATATTAAAGCAGGGTATCTTAAATTAGACCGTTTTTAG
- a CDS encoding MATE family efflux transporter, translating to MLKKYFGTKQFYRTVISIAFPIMAQQFITTFVNLIDNVMIGSIGNIALTSVTVANRFFLIMNSILFGLCGAAGIYIAQFFGAKQKKNCQEVFNINMAFAVGAGLLFTLIIFIFPQYAIELFSKTPIIVDEAIKYLHLAKYTYIPFAVSFTCMMALRAVGINKIQLKVGIVAVITNTALNYCLIFGNFGFFKMGIQGAAIATIIARLVEMAIYLIILYRNKHFFSFDLKGIIRINVNLLTSIVRKAIPLTINEILFSLGQALIFMSYMRCDEYLVASISVVDTVANIMFIVFGGLSSAVSIMIGNKLGANKLDEARDNARKLLCFALMVSLMIGMICFLLAPLIPNLYNVDIPIKEAIVRLVRIKSIMINIYAFNVCIFFILRAGGDVVSTMIMDSGFLWAAGVLVSTLLSSFTTISLISLYIVVESLDLIKLIIATYFFKKERWVKNIAVVGG from the coding sequence ATGCTGAAGAAATATTTTGGAACTAAACAATTCTATAGAACTGTTATTAGTATTGCTTTTCCAATTATGGCTCAACAGTTTATCACAACGTTTGTAAATTTAATTGATAATGTAATGATTGGCAGTATTGGCAATATTGCATTAACTTCAGTAACGGTGGCAAATCGTTTTTTTCTAATTATGAACTCAATTTTATTTGGGTTATGTGGAGCGGCGGGAATCTATATTGCTCAATTTTTCGGGGCTAAGCAGAAGAAAAATTGCCAAGAGGTATTTAATATTAATATGGCTTTTGCGGTTGGGGCAGGACTTTTATTTACATTAATAATTTTTATTTTTCCTCAATACGCAATTGAATTGTTTTCTAAAACACCGATTATAGTTGATGAGGCGATTAAATATTTACATCTTGCTAAATATACATATATCCCTTTTGCTGTTTCGTTCACTTGTATGATGGCTTTACGAGCAGTTGGTATTAACAAGATTCAGCTAAAAGTGGGGATAGTAGCAGTAATAACTAATACCGCATTAAACTATTGTTTGATTTTTGGAAATTTTGGATTCTTTAAAATGGGAATTCAAGGGGCGGCTATTGCAACGATTATTGCTCGACTTGTTGAAATGGCAATATATTTGATTATTTTATATCGAAATAAACATTTCTTTAGTTTTGATTTAAAAGGGATAATTAGAATTAATGTCAACTTATTAACCAGTATTGTTCGTAAAGCAATTCCTTTGACAATCAATGAAATTTTGTTTTCATTGGGACAAGCTTTAATTTTTATGTCATATATGCGATGTGACGAATATTTAGTGGCTTCCATATCTGTTGTTGACACAGTAGCTAATATAATGTTTATTGTTTTTGGTGGTCTATCTTCAGCTGTGTCGATCATGATAGGAAATAAATTAGGTGCTAATAAACTTGATGAGGCTAGAGATAATGCGCGTAAATTATTATGTTTTGCATTGATGGTATCGTTAATGATTGGGATGATATGTTTTTTATTGGCACCACTGATTCCTAATCTGTATAATGTTGATATACCAATTAAAGAAGCAATCGTAAGATTGGTTCGAATTAAATCGATAATGATTAATATCTATGCTTTTAATGTCTGCATCTTCTTTATTTTAAGGGCGGGTGGAGATGTTGTTAGTACGATGATTATGGATTCAGGTTTTTTGTGGGCTGCTGGAGTACTGGTTTCAACTCTATTATCGTCATTTACGACTATTTCTTTAATTTCGTTATATATCGTTGTTGAAAGTTTGGATTTGATAAAATTAATAATTGCAACCTACTTCTTTAAAAAAGAACGCTGGGTTAAAAATATTGCAGTTGTAGGAGGTTAG
- a CDS encoding putative ABC transporter permease: MTGKLIILVVSFFIYCLMGWIWESIILPLSRHQKPYNRGFLNGPWIPIYGFGAMLVIVLFDIQQVNYPIYTLFISGGVVACLLEYITSYVMEKLFHRRWWDYSQKAFNLNGRVCLEGFICFGLFSVVAIDYVQPFFTSKLLLVDENILFVLSGVLSVLFIVDTIVSTHVALDIEKKLELVKQVLEESENRLIASIEEKQNEARAYIEKQRLEWQKQQIVLKSLIRQKKLFKYGHRRLIRAFPDLLKRKKDE, translated from the coding sequence ATGACTGGAAAGTTGATAATTCTTGTGGTTTCATTCTTTATTTATTGTTTAATGGGGTGGATTTGGGAATCAATCATTTTGCCTTTATCACGGCATCAAAAACCATATAATCGAGGTTTTTTAAATGGTCCCTGGATTCCTATTTATGGTTTTGGTGCAATGCTGGTAATTGTTTTATTTGATATTCAGCAGGTTAATTATCCTATTTATACTTTATTTATTAGTGGCGGGGTAGTAGCTTGTTTATTAGAATATATTACTTCGTATGTAATGGAGAAACTGTTCCATCGACGCTGGTGGGATTATAGCCAAAAGGCTTTTAATTTGAATGGTCGTGTTTGTTTAGAGGGTTTTATTTGTTTTGGTTTATTTAGTGTTGTGGCAATCGATTATGTTCAGCCTTTTTTTACTAGTAAGCTATTATTAGTTGATGAAAATATTTTATTTGTCTTAAGTGGGGTTTTATCAGTTCTCTTTATTGTTGATACAATTGTATCAACACATGTAGCATTGGATATTGAAAAGAAATTAGAATTAGTAAAACAAGTACTGGAAGAAAGTGAAAATAGATTGATTGCAAGTATTGAGGAAAAACAAAATGAAGCACGTGCATATATTGAAAAACAGCGTCTAGAATGGCAAAAGCAGCAAATCGTCTTAAAATCATTAATTAGACAAAAGAAGTTGTTTAAATATGGGCACCGGCGTTTGATACGTGCGTTCCCTGATTTATTAAAGAGAAAAAAGGATGAGTGA